Proteins co-encoded in one Nicotiana sylvestris chromosome 7, ASM39365v2, whole genome shotgun sequence genomic window:
- the LOC138872923 gene encoding uncharacterized protein: protein MIQHPDKNYIDPILVRIHNQPAYCAHVKEEADGKPWFHDIKEYLSKEEYPEHANHIQKRMLRRLSNHFIHIGGNLYRRTPDLSLLWCVDTKEASKLLEDVHAGTCGLHMNDFVLVKKILRAGYFCMTIETDCIQYVRKFFQCQVHADVIKVTPNDLNATSSPWPFAA from the coding sequence atgatacaacatccagataagaactatattgatcccattctggtgaggatccataatcagccggcatattgtgctcatgtcaaggaagaagcagatggaaagccttggtttcatgacatcaaggagtacttatcaaaagaAGAATATCCGGAGCACGCAAATCACATTCAGAAACGCATGCTCCGGAGGTTGTCAAATCATTTCATCCACATTGGAGGGAACTTGTACAGGAGAACTCCGGATTTGAGTTTACTATGGTGTGTCGacacaaaggaagcttctaagctacttgaggatgtgcatgctgggactTGCGGTCTGCACATGAATGATTTTGTTCTGgttaagaagatactcagggcaggttacttttgtATGACCATAGAGACGGATtgtattcagtatgtccgcaaattctttcaatgtcaagtacatGCCGACGTGATAAAAGTGACGCCAAATGacctcaatgcaacaagctcaccttggccattcgctgcctag